In Posidoniimonas corsicana, the genomic window GGCGTGCTGCAGGCCGCGCGGGAGTCGATCCAGCAGTCGCTGGCCGCCCTGCCGGCCGACGGGCGCCCCGACTTCAAGGTGCGCATCACCGGCCAGATCCCGCTGTTCATCGCGCAGGAGCGGGCGTTCGACCGCAACCAGACACTGTTCCGCATGATCGGCTACGGGCTGGCGTTTGTGCTGTCGGTGATTATGTTCCGCGGGCTGACGGCGGTGGTGCTGATGTCGGCGGCGCCGATGCTGGCCATCTTCTGGAGCTTCGGCATCCTGAAGCTGACCGGCGTGTACGTGAACGAGCTGTCGAACGTGGTGATGCCGCTGCTGGTGTCGATGATCGCGCTGACCGACGGCGTGCACCTGCTGGTCAACATCCGCCGCCGCCGCACCGCGGGCGACTCGCCGGTCGAGGCGTCGCGGTGGGCGATCGAGCACGTCGGCGTGGCGTGCCTGCTCACCTCGCTCACCACGGCGATCGGCTTCGGCTCGCTGATGCTGGCCGAGAGCGCCTACGTCCGCGAGTTCGGCGAGGTCTGCATGTATGGGGTGCTGATCGCGTTCCTGGCGGTCATGACGTTCATCCCGTTTGTCGCCAGCACGCCGCTGGGCGCCCGCATCCACCACGGCGAAGAGCGCGACCTGGTGGGGCCGCTGGTGGCGAGGTTCGCGCCCTTCCTGGAGTGGATCCTGCGGCACAAGAAGGCGGTCAGCCGCGCGTCGATCGCCCTGACCGTGGCGCTGCTGGGCGTGTCGTTCGCGCTGCGGCCCGACAACCGGGTCGCCAACCAGCTGCCCGCCGACACCGAGGTCTACCAAGCCCTGGCGCACTGCGACGAGCAGTTCGGCGGCATCCAGTTCCTGGAGCTGTGGGTCGACTGGCCAGAGCAGCTCGACGCCCAAGACCCGACCATCCTGCAGGCCATCAAGGACGCTGAGGCGTTGATCGACTCCGAGCCTCTGATCAGCCACCCGCTGTCGATCCGCAACATGCTGGCCTCGTTCCCCGGCGACGAGAACGACCAACGCACCCAGATGACGTTCCTGTCGCTGCTGCCCCGTGACCTCCGCGGCTACTTCTACCGCCCCAGCGAGAGCCGTGCGCTCATCGTGACCCGCATCCAGGACCAGGGGATCGCGCAGTACGTCCCCGTGTTCGACCGGGTCGAGAGTGAGCTGGCCGCGCTGTCCGCCACGCACCCCGGGTTCACCTTCCGGCTCCGCGGCGGGCCGATCTTCCGCGCGCGGGACCTCTACCAGATTGTGATCGACCTCACGACCAGCCTCGGCGTGGCGTCCCTCATCATCCTGGTGGTGCTGGCGCTGGCCTACCGATCGCTGACCATCGGGCTGATCTCGGTGATACCCAACATGTTCCCGCTGGTCGCCACCGGCGCGCTGCTGGTGGCGATGGGGCAGCCGCTGTTCATGTCGAGCGTGTGCGCGTTCACGGTCTGCCTGGGCATCGCCGTGGACGACACCATCCACTTCCTGTCGCGGTTTCAGCAGGAGGTCGCCCGCACCGGCGACATCGACGACGCCATCCGCAATACGTTCCAGAGCGTGGGCACGGCGATGGTGATGACCACCATCATCCTGGTGGCCGGCTTCTTCGCGATGCTGCTGTCCGACCTGCCCGCCCACCGCATCTTCGCCGCCATGGCGTGCGTGACGATCGGGTCGGCCATCCTCGGCGACATGGTCGCACTGCCGGCGCTGCTCTCCCGCTACGCCCGCAACGTGTGGAAGGAACAAGCCCCGGCCGCCGACCCCGACCCCGACCCCGACCTCAGCGGCGCCCTCCCCACCGGCTAACGCCAGCACTCGGCGTCGACCCAGCACACGCTTCCGGCAGGGTATTGTCCGCATCGTTTTGTCCGAAAACACGAGCGGAGGGGACAAAACTCGGGGCACACCTCCGCCCCGGTTGCTCGTAAGTGCTTTTGAATTAAGGCATTGCGACAACCTCCTTCAGTAGGGTCGATAGGGGTTTTGTCCGATTGTGGTCGCGCAAATCGGACACCACGACACCGCCCGCTCAACTGATTTATAGCGGCACGACGCACCCCACCTCCGCCGGTCCGCGACCGGCAGTCGTCAGGGGGGACAAGCAGCGCGCAGTGTCCCGCCAACGGCAGGGCGGCACGCCAGCGTCCCTCCATTGGACCACGCCGGGTGGCCGGTTTCAGCAACAAACTGGCGGCGGCGCGCCGGCGGGGCCATCGTGGTACGCGAACCGCTGCGCGGCTGCTAAACTGCCGGCATGAAGGCCCCGATACTCCGCCGTTCTCTGATCCTCGCCCCGTGGTTCGCCCTCGCCCTGGTCGCGACCCTCCCCCGCCCACTCGCGGCGCAGCCCCCAGGAGGCGGCCCGATGCTCCCCGGCCAGCAGCTCAGCGACGACCAGGTCGCCCAGTTCGCCCAACTGGCGATCGAGGGCATCCCACGCGAGTTCCCCAACAAGCCCTCGAACGTGATCACCGGACCCGACAACGTGCTCGGCCCGCGTGAGATGCACCCGGTGTTCTACGGCTGTTTCGACTGGCACTCGTCCGTGCACGGGCACTGGATGCTCGTGCGACTGGCGAAGGCGGCGCCCCAGGCGCCGGTCGTCGCCAAAGCCCGCGGCCTGCTCGACCAGCAGCTCACCGCCGAGGGCCTCGCCGCCGAGGCGGCCTACTTCGATGAAAAAATGAACCACAGCTTCGAGCGGATGTACGGCTGGGCGTGGACGCTGCGGCTGGCTGCCGAACTCCGCACCTGGGACGACCCGGCCGCCCAGCGCTGGGCCAAGAACCTCCGCCCGCTCGAGGAGAGGATCGTTGAGCTCACCCGCGGCTACCTGCCGCGGCTCACCTACCCGGTCCGCACCGGCGTGCACCCGGACACGGCGTTCGCGCTGGCGCAGATCCTCGACTACGCCCGCGCGGTCGGCGATGCGGGGCTCGAGCAGCAGATCGTCGAGTTCGCCAAGGCGAAGTACCAGTCGGACCGCGATTACCCCGGACGCTTCGAGCCCTCCGGCGAGGACTTCTTCTCGCCGGCGTGGAACGAGGCCGACCTGATGCGGCGGGTGCTGAGCCAGGTGGAGTTCGCCGACTGGCTCGAGCGGTTCCTGCCGGGGATCGAGAGCGCTGACTCGGCGGCCGCGTCGCTCCTCACGCCGGCCGTGGTGTCAGACGTGACCGACCCTAAGATTGTCCACCTGGCCGGGCTGAACCTGTCGCGGGCGTGGACACAGAACGGTGTGCTGGCCAGCCTGCCGGCGGACGACCCGCGCCGCGAAGCGTTGCGGGCGTCGATCGTCGCACACACCAAGTCCGGTCTCGACTACGTCTTCAGCGGGCACTACGAGGGCGAGCACTGGCTCGCGACGTTCGCCGTGTACCTGCTGACCGAAAGCGGCCTGCCCCAATGAGCGACCCCGCCCGCGGCTGGCGACCCGGGCCTGGCCTGCTGGTCGCCGCCGCGTTCATCGGCCCCGGCACGGTCGCCACGGCGAGCCGGGCTGGCGCGCAGTTCGGTTTCCAACTGCTGTGGGCGCTGCTGTTGGCGGTTGCGGCGACCATCGCGCTGCAGGAGATGGCCGCGCGGCTCGGACTGGTCACCCGCCGCGGCCTGGCCGAGGCGATACGCGACTCGATCCAACCGGCGTGGCTCCGCTGGGCGTCGGTTGGGCTGGTGCTTACTGCGATCGTGCTCGGCAACACCGCGTACCAGACCGGCAACCTGATTGGCGCCGGCGCGGGCGTCTCGGTGCTGACGGGGGCGGCGACTCAACCGGCCGCAGCGGCGCTCGGCGTGGGCGTCGGAATCCTGATCGCGGTCGGTGGGTCGGGGCGGATCGTGATCGGCGGGCTGATGGCCATTGTGCTCGCGATGAGCACGGCGTTCCTGCTCACCGCCGCGGCCGCCGCACCCAACCCCGCGGGCATCGCCCGCGGCGCGCTGGTTCCATCGTTGCCACAAGGCTCGACGCTGACCGCGCTCGCGCTGATCGGCACCACCGTCGTGCCGTACAACCTGTTCCTGCACGCCTCGGCGGTCCAACGCCGCTGGCCCGCCAGTGAGGACCTGCGGCGGGCGCTGCGGTCGGCCAGGCTCGACTCAGCCGCAGCGATTGGGCTGGGCGGCGTGGTCACCATGGCGATCGTTGTGACCGCTGCCGCTGCTTTCTTCACGGCCGACGCCCGGCCGAACAGCCCGAGCGAGTTCGCCGAGCAGCTTACCGGCGTCTTCGGCGCGTGGGGCCGACGGCTGTTCGCGGCGGGCCTGGCGGCGGCCGGGCTGACCAGCGCGGTCACGGCGCCGCTGGCCGCCGGCTTCACCGCGGCCGGCGCGCTCCCCGCGTCGGCCAGCCAAGCAGCGCGCGAGCGGCTCACCCGGGGCACGGCGGTGGCGGTCGCGTTAGTCGGCGCGGGGCTCGCGTACACCCTCGGCAAGAGCCCCACCGAAACAATCGTCGCGGCCCAGGCGGCGAATGGCCTGCTGCTGCCGCTGGTGGCGGCGTTCCTGCTGGCGGCCATGAACCGCCGCGACCTGCTGGGCGAGCACCGTAACGGCCCGCTGCTCAACGCGATCGGCGTGGCGGTGGTGCTGACCGCGTTCGCGCTAGGCGCCAAGACGCTCGCGCCGCTGCTCGGTTGATGCCGCGACCCGTGGGAGACTCCGATTCCCGCGCTCGCCGATCCATGCGAGAATCGCATCCCCCATCCTCCCAGGCGGCAGGAACCCGATCAGACGCATGCGAGAGCAACTCGGCTACCTCCTCAAGGACAACCTCGGCCGCCCGACCACCGTCGGCTCCGAGCTGCGTGGCGCCGGCGCAACGTTCCTCACCATGGCCTACATCTTGCCGGTAAACGCCGGCATCCTGGCGGCTGTGGTCGGCGAGCAGGCGACCGGCTCGCTGGTCGCCTGCACCGCACTTGCCGCCGGCGTCTGCTGCCTGCTGATGGGCCTAACGGCCAACGTGCCGATCGCGCTGGCCAGCGGCATGGGGCTCAACGCGTTGATTGCGTTCAACGTCGCGTCCGCGGCCGGCGGCTGGCAGGCGGCGATGGGGCTGGTGGTGATTGAGGGGCTCGTGATCCTGGCGCTGGTGCTGCTCGGCCTGCGCGAGGCGGTGCTGGCCGCCATCCCCCGCTCGCTGCGGCTGGCGATCGGCGCCGGCATCGGGTTGTTCATCGCCCTGATCGGCCTGTCGAACGCCGGGATCGTCGTGCAGGGCGTGCCCGCTCCGCCGGCCGGCCCGCTGCTGGCCCCCGGCGTCGTGCACCAGCCAACCACCGCCGTCGCCCTCGCCGGGCTCGTGATCACCGCCGCGTTGATGGCCTGGCGAGTGAAAGGGTCGCTGCTGCTGGGCATTGTCGCTGCAACCGCCATCGCCGCGGCGGCTGGGCAGGTCGCCTGGCCCACGGGCTGGAGCTGGCCCTCGTTCGAAGTAGCCCTGCAGGCCGACGTTCTAGCCGCGTTGAAGTGGGAGCTGGTCCCGCTGCTGTTTGCGGTGATGATGGTCGACTTCTTCGACACGCTCGGCACCGCCACCGCGATCGCCGAGGAGGGCGGACTGATCGACGACCAAGACCGCATCCCCGGCGCGCGGCGGCTGCTGATTGTCGACTCGCTGAGTGCGTCGATCGGCGGCCTGCTGGGCGTCAGCAGCGTGACCTGCTACATCGAGTCCGCCGCCGGCGTGGCCGAGGGCGCCCGCACCGGCCTTCACTCGGTGTTCGTCGGGCTGTTGTTCCTGCTGGCGGTATTCCTCGCTCCGCTGGCGGCGGTGGTCCCCGCCTGCGCGACGGCGCCCGCGCTGATCCTGGTCGGCTTCCTGATGCTGCGTCAGCTGTCCGAGCTGGACTTCGACCGCCTGGACGAAGCGATCCCCGCCTTCCTGACGCTGCTGACCATCCCCATGACGTTTTCCATCGCCCACGGCATCGGCTACGGGTTCCTGTCGTACGTGCTGATCAAGCTACTGACCGGCCGCGTCGGCGACCTGAGCCTGCTGATGGTCGGCGTCGCCGCGGCGTTCGGGGCTTACTTCTGGCTTGCCGGTTGAGGTGGCGGAGGGAAGCACGTTTGCCTGACTGGCTGCTCACCAGAACCGGTGAGTCGTCGATCCGACAAACCGCCCCGCCGCCTCCGCACGCCGCTCTGGATTCGCAGCAGCAAAATCCTTATCGAACATCTCTCTTGCAATTTACTACACATGTAGTAATACTGCACGCCGTCAACCACTCAAGGACGCAGCGATGGCGAAACGACGCGGAAAGGTTCCCCGCCTGCCGGAGGGGGAGATCCAGATCCTCGAGATGCTCTGGCGTGAATCGTCCGTCACGATCCAGGCGGCGCAAAAGGCGCTCGGGCAGCCGATCGGCTACACCACGGTGCAGACGCGTCTGAACCGATTGGTGGATAAAGGCTTGGTGTCGCGTTCCGCTGAACGCCCCGCCCAGTACTCTGCCGCGGTCACGCCCGAAGAGGTGCGGGAGCGTGAGCTAGAGACGCTGGTGGAGCGCGTGAGCAGCGGTCGGGTGGCGCCGTTGGTGGCGCACCTGATCAACAGCCGCGACATCTCTCCCGACGAGATCGCGGAGCTAAAGGCCTTGATCGAACAGGCCGAGCAGCGGTCGCGCGAGTCCAAACCCAAGGGAGGCAAGCGATGAACACGTTGCTGGAAACGCTCGCCAGTGGCATCCTCCGAGCGACGCTCGTCACCAGCGTGTCCGCGGTCTTGGCAATAATGCTGCTCGCCGTGCTGCGGGTCCGCAGCCCCAAGCTGCATCGGCTGGCGTGGGCGCTGGTCGTGGCGCAGGGGTGCCTGCTGGCGCCGTTCACGTGGCGGGTTGAGGTCGACAAGCCACAAGTCGCCCCGCCACCCTTGGCGCCGGTAGAAGCGGTCGCCTCGGATCTCTCGATCCCCGACTTCCCCACGAGACCGACCACGCCCTCGCCGCGGCCTTTTGACCTGTTCGGCGCCGCCATGAAAGCAGCCCTAGCTGCCTGGGCCTTGGGCGTCGCGGCGTTGGCGACCATTGGCCTGGCCCGCTACGTCGGCCTGTTTGTGCACGGCAAGCCGGGCGGGTCGCCCGACAACCAGCAGTGGCTGGCTGAGTGGCGCGAGGTGCGGGCCGCAAGCCCGCTCGCCGCCTCCGCCGAATTCCGCACCACCGATGACCTGGGGCCGCTGGTCTGCTGGGCGCCCTGGGAGTACCTGGTGCTGGCGCCAACAGAGCTTTGGTCGCGGCTCACGTCGGCCGACCGGGTCTCCATACTCCGTCACGAGCTGGCGCACTGCGAGCGTGGCGACCTGTGGAAGAACCTGGCGGTGCGGGTCCTCGCGTTGCCGCAATGGTTCAACCCGCTCGTGTGGCTCGCGGTGCGGCGGTTCGACGAAGCCGGCGAGTGGGCCTGCGACGACCGGGTTGCCGGCGCGCAGGCCGAGCCCTCGACCGACTACGCTGGGACGCTGCTGCGGGTCGCTGACTTCGCCACACGGGTCCCGGGCGGCGCCGTCGGAGCAGCCGGCGGAGAGCTGTCCCGGCGCGTTACACGCCTGCTTCAATCCCCCAAGAAGGAAACCAGCGAGATGAAAGCAATCATGTTGCCGTTGCTGCTGACGATCGTTGGCCTGATGCAGATCGTCCGCATCGAACGCGTGGCCGCCGTCGAGCAGCCACCCCAGATTGCTCCGACCGCCGCCGCGCCGCCCGCGGCCGATCCCCCCGAGCCACAATGGAGCTTCGACGAGCCCTATGTTATCGAGCCGCCGGACGTGCTGCTGGTCAACCTCCTCAAGATCGTCCCCAAACCGCCCCACAAGATCGAGCCGTTCGACGGCCTGCTGATCCGCGTAACCAACGCGAACGAGCCGATCGGCGACGCCTTCGCCGTCAGCCCCGAGGGCACGGTCGACCTCGGTCCCACGTACGGCAAGGTGAAGGTGATCGGGCTGCGGATCGAGGAGGCCCAGGAAGCCGTGCACGACCATCTGAGCGAGATGTTTGAGGACCCGCGGGTCAGCGTGTCGCTTGGGTTCTCCTCCGGCGCCCAGCAGATTGTTGGCGAGCACCTCGTCGCCCCCGACGGGCGGGTCAACCTGGGAGCGTATGGATCGGTCTACGTGACCGGCCTGACGATCGAACAGGCCAAAAAGGCTATCGAGGAGAAGCTATCGGAGCTGCTGGTCACCCCCGAAGTGGCGGTGGACGTCTTTGCCTACAATAGCAAGAAGTATTTCATCATCAACGAATCGCCGTCCGGCGATACCGTTACCGCGATGCCGGTCACGGGCAACGAGACCGTGCTCGACGCCCTCGCGTCAATCGGCGGGCTCAGGCGGGACGCCAAGATCTGGGTCGACCGTGCCACGGACAATCAAGGGAAGAGAAGACTCGTTAAACCGGTGGACTACCAGGCGATCAAGCAAGGCGATAGCTCCACTAACTATCGGCTGTGGCCTGGGGATCGGCTGTTCATTGACTACCCATCGCCACCGGCGGCTAAACCGCAAGCCGCCCCACCGGCGCGGGCGCCGGAGGCGTACGGCGCCCGTTTGCCACGCATGCTCCCCCCATCGACCCACGACACCGCCCCGCCGACCACTGAGGGCGACAACCGGGTTATCAATGCCAAGCTCCGGGTAGTGACCGACCCTCACAAGAACCTCCGCGGGGTGGGCGGGCTCGCGGCTGACGACCTGGTCGTCAGCGACTCAACGCTGGTCGAGGGCCTTGTCGATGTGCTCACTAAGAACGGCCTGGTAAAGGTGCTCGCCCGGCCTCGAATCATGGCTCTCAATGGTCAGACGGGGCAATTCGCTATCCAAACCGACGAGGCGCCGATCAAGCAAATAAGCGTGGAGCTACAGAACCGCCACAGCGGCGCCCAGGTGATCTTTCGGGCGCACGCGACTGTGGAAATTGATGAGCGCAAGCAGCAGCTCGACACGGCGTTCGCCCTCGCGGAGGGTCAGTCGTGCTTGATGCGTCTTCGTCAGGAGGAGCCCGAGTCCGACGCTGATGACCTCTACCTGCTCGTGACGCGGGAGTAGAGAGCCGCCGGTCGATGGCGACGATCCTCAGCACACCGCATGCCGAGACGTCCACGGCGCCAGGCCTGGCGCGTGCGGATCGGAAGTTTCCCGTCGTTCACGTTGGCGAACCGGGTGTCATGAGACTTGCTTGTGGTTCGCGCCGTATATTCCCACGGCCGCGGCAAGAAGCACGCGCGGGCAACGAATAAGCGAGCGTCCCCACCGGGTTGCGAACAACCCGGCGCCTCCAACCGGAAAGCAACGTTCATGAAGTGTGCGATCTGCAACACCGACGCCCAGGCGGTATGCAAGTTCTGCGGGCGCGCCGTGTGCGGCGAGTGCGCCTCGCAGCGTGAGTACCGCAGCGGCGCGGCGCCCAAGTACTTCACCCAAACCGCCAAGAGCGCGATCATCGTTTCCAACGCGATCTGGTGCCGCCAATGCCATGTTGAGACCGCCTAAGTGGGCCTAGATGGCGCCGCGGCCGGCCACTACGGCGATGGAAGTGACGGCCACCCAGCCAAACACCACCGCGAACACCAGCCGGTGGGCCACCGGCATCGACCACACCCCAACCGCGCCGCCCAGCATCGCCGCCACCATCAGCACTGCGGCCAGGTTGGCGCGACGGAGGGTCAAGTGGTCGAGGCTCCGATTCCCCGCTATCCGAGCCAGCCCCAACGACCACCCTGCCAGCGACAGGCAGATCGCTACGATGTGCGTCTTGGTCAGCGGCGTCTGCGAGTCGGTCGACTCGATCGGCAACGCCGCCACCGCGAAACCGACGCCGAACGTCGCCAGCAGCGACGAAACCCACCGGTCGCCCAGCAGCCGGCCGTAGCACCAGCCGAAAATCGTCAACGCGAGCCCCACGCCCAGGAAGCCAATAACGTTCCAGCATACGGCGTAAGGCTGGCCGTCGGCGCCCAACTCGCTGACATAGCTCTGCCAGGCGTCAAACCCAGGCGTCAGGCTAGCGATGACCAGCAGCGCCGCCACGAAGACGACAACCGAAGCAAGACCGGACGCGGCGCAGGTGAGTCGCATTAGCTGTCTGTGAGCAGAGCGTGGAGGAGAGAGAAGGGCTGGCGCCGCAAACGCTGTTAGGGCGAGATCAAAGGCCTCTTGCTGCCCTGAGCCCCCTACCGATCGTCGTCTAGTCTATCCGCCCTGTCGGTCAGTTCCGAGAGCGTGAGCCTGACGAACCGCAGGCCCTGGGCACCGCGCTCGTAGAGGACGCCGATACCGCCGTCCGGGCAGACGGTCATGCTGGAGTACGCCGCAGGGCCGGGGTCGATGACCTTGCCGTCGCTCCAGGTCTGGCCATCGTCGTAGCTGATCCGCAGCGTGAGGTTCTTCCGGCCACGCGGCGAGTTCGCGTTGCAGAATAGTAGCCGCTCCGGCTTTCGCCCGTCAGATCTGGACCGGTAGCGGAGGAGGCTGGCGTTGCACGCGGGGTCCACCAACCGCGGATCCGCCGCCGACGCCCACGTCCGCCCGTTGTCGTGCGAGCGGTGGACCCACCGCACAGACTTGCCGTTGACCCGCGAGTTCACCATCAGAGCGCCGTCGGACAACTCGACCACCTTCGACTCGTCGCCGGGCGAGATGGCTGCGTCGTTGAGGAACCAAGTCTCGCCATGGTCGCGACTGCCGAACAGCCGCACTCCGCGTTTCAGGTTGACCAGCGTGTGCAGCAGGTCGCCGTTGCTCCGCTGGATGCCGCGCCCCGAAGTGATGAACTTGAAGTCCTTCTTCCAGTCGGGCGGAGTGAGGTCATCGGTGATATCAATGGGGGCCTGCCAGCTAGCTCCGCTGTCTGCGCTGCGCTGCACGTACAGCCTGAACTCCCCGGGCGCCTGGTCCTGATCCATGACATTGTAGAAGCAGAACACGACGCCCGTCGTGCTGTCGACGATCAACGACGGGTCCGACGCGGGCCTGCCGTCGCCGAAGTCGCAGACCACTTCGATATCGGTCCACGTCTCGCCGCTGTCCTTGCTGCGTCTCAGAACGATGTCGATGTCCCGCGAGCCGATAAGGTCGTGGGGATTGGCCCGGCGGGCGTCGCAGCAGGCGAGGAGGTCACCGTTTGGCGCGGTGATCAGCGCCGGGATCCGGTAGGTGTGAACGCCGCCGGCGCCGGACACGAACAGGTCGGTCGAGCTGAGCAGATCCGGCCTACCGCTCGGCCGCGTGTCCTGCGCCCTACTGACGTCAGCAGTCAGCACATTAAAGCACAACAGGGCGAGCAGAGCTCTCCGCACGCAGGTCATCATCACCACTCCGCTACTTTCACTAGAGTGAGCGTCCGTCAACATATTGGGGCCGGCCGCCCGCACGCCAGGCAAACCTGCCGCAGTCTATCACAAGCCGAGCCACCCATTGGCGCCGGCCGCCGATTGGACTAGCGGCGGGCGGCGTGGCCATAATGGTAGCCCGCAGGCGCTCCCCCGAACTATCTGCCGAGAGTACCCATATGCTGCACCGCCGTGGTTTGCTGCGCCTGGTTGCCGGCGCGGCCGCGATTCCCGCCGTGATGCAGCGGGCGCTCGCGGCCCAGCTCGAGTCCGGCGCCGCGGTCAACGCCGAGATGGTCCGCCAGGCCGAGTGGATCGCCGGCATCGAGTACACCGATGAACAGCGGGAAGAGCTCGCGGAGTCTCTGCGGCGTAGCCTCCGAGATTTCGAGGCCCTCCGCCAGGTCGACATCGACTACTCCACGGCGCCCGCGCTGCAGTTCAATCCGGCGCCGTACCTCAAACCTGCCGCACGGATCGTGCGTGACGCGCAGCCCACCGATGCGGCGCCGCCCGAGCTCCCTCTGACCGACGAGCAGCTGGCGTTCCTCCCGGTGACCGAACTCGCCGCGCTGCTCCGCACGCGGCGCGTGACGTCGCGCAAGCTGACCAAGCTGTCGCTCGCGCGGCTCAAACGCTTCAACCCGCTGCTCCGCTGCGTGATGACAATCACCGAGGAGCTCGCCCTCCGCCAGGCCGATCAGGCCGACCGCGAGATCGCCGCTGGGCGCTACCGCGGGCCGCTGCACGGCGTGCCGTGGGGCGCGAAGGACCTGATCGCCGTGGACGGGCACCCCACGACCTGGGGCGCGCCGATGTTCAAGGACCGCGTGCTCCGCGACACGGCCACCGTCGCCCGCCGGCTGGACGACGCCGGCGCGGTGCTGGTGGCCAAGCTTACGCTCGGCGCGCTCGCCCAGGGCGACCACTGGTACGACCAGTTCACCCGCAACCCGTGGGACCCCGAGCAGGGCTCCAGCGGATCGTCTGCCGGTTCCGCCAGCGCGGTCGCCGCGGGCCTGGTCCCCTTCGCGTTGGGAAGCGAAACGCTCGGCAGCATCCTGTCGCCCGCCGAGCGCTGCGGCGTCACGGGGCTGCGGCCGACCTTCGGCCGCGTGAGCCGGGACGGCTGCATGACGCTTTCCTGGACGATGGACAAGATCGGGCCGATCACCCGCTCGGTGGAAGACGCCGCGTTGGTGCTCAACGCCATCCACGGGAGCGACCGTCGCGACCCCACCGCGGTGGATCAGCCGTTCACGTGGCCGCCCACGCGCGACCTCCGCTCGCTGCGGGTCGGCTACTTCAAGGAGCGGGCCGACCGCCCAGAGATGGACGTCCTCCGCCGCATGGGGGTGCAGCTGGTTGAGATCTCGCTGCCGGACGACCTGCCGGTCTGGCCGATGACCGTGATGCTCAACGTCGAGGCCACCGCGGCATTCGATGAGTTCGCCCGCACGGGCGTTGAGGAGGGGCTGAACCTCTGGCCAGCGACTTTCCGGCGGCACCAGTTCACGCCCGCGGTCGAGTACCTCCGCGCGGCGCGCCTGCGGACGAAGCTGCTCGACCGGATGGAAATTCTGATGCAGACGGTCGACCTGTACGTGGAGGGCGACGACCTGGCCATCACCAACCTCACCGGGCACCCCAGCGTGCGCGTGCCCAGCGGCTTCCGCGAGCGCGGCGCGCGACGCACGCCCCGCGCCCTGAAATTCACCGGCCGGTTATTCGGCGAGAGCGAGCTGCTGTCGGTCGCGCACGCCTACCAGCAGGCGACCGGCTGGCATCTGGAGCGCCCGCCCGTCGAGCGGTTCCTGGCCGAGCAGCAGGAAGCCGAGCGCCGGGCCGCCGCTGAGCAGGACAAACAAGCACCTGCCGACCCGCCCGAGTGACGCTCTCGTGGGTGGCCTCTGCTGCTCGTGTACGGTGTCGCCACCAAGGCAAGCGCCGGCCGCCTGCTCTGCTGGCGTCCAACCAGCACGCCCTGCCGCCAGCCTGCGGGCAAACGGCTGCGGTTGTATGCGGCGATACCTTGGGGGGCCTCGCGGGTTGGGTAGAATGCCGGGGCGCCGCGTTGGGAACCACGCGGCCGCCCTGCCCTCACCTCCCACCGGTCCCTCGAAAGGCAACGATGCACGCCCCCAACCTCTACCGCTACGCCCTGACCGTGCTCTCCGCTGCCCTGCTGCTCGGCGGCGCCCCGTCGGCGCACGCCCAGGAGTTCAGCAAGGACAAGGCGAAGATCAAGCCGGTCCCGGTCGCCGACGGCGCCGCCAAGATCTCGCCCGCCAACACGCAGATCGAGTTCATCGGCCT contains:
- a CDS encoding sialidase family protein, with the protein product MTCVRRALLALLCFNVLTADVSRAQDTRPSGRPDLLSSTDLFVSGAGGVHTYRIPALITAPNGDLLACCDARRANPHDLIGSRDIDIVLRRSKDSGETWTDIEVVCDFGDGRPASDPSLIVDSTTGVVFCFYNVMDQDQAPGEFRLYVQRSADSGASWQAPIDITDDLTPPDWKKDFKFITSGRGIQRSNGDLLHTLVNLKRGVRLFGSRDHGETWFLNDAAISPGDESKVVELSDGALMVNSRVNGKSVRWVHRSHDNGRTWASAADPRLVDPACNASLLRYRSRSDGRKPERLLFCNANSPRGRKNLTLRISYDDGQTWSDGKVIDPGPAAYSSMTVCPDGGIGVLYERGAQGLRFVRLTLSELTDRADRLDDDR
- a CDS encoding M56 family metallopeptidase — translated: MNTLLETLASGILRATLVTSVSAVLAIMLLAVLRVRSPKLHRLAWALVVAQGCLLAPFTWRVEVDKPQVAPPPLAPVEAVASDLSIPDFPTRPTTPSPRPFDLFGAAMKAALAAWALGVAALATIGLARYVGLFVHGKPGGSPDNQQWLAEWREVRAASPLAASAEFRTTDDLGPLVCWAPWEYLVLAPTELWSRLTSADRVSILRHELAHCERGDLWKNLAVRVLALPQWFNPLVWLAVRRFDEAGEWACDDRVAGAQAEPSTDYAGTLLRVADFATRVPGGAVGAAGGELSRRVTRLLQSPKKETSEMKAIMLPLLLTIVGLMQIVRIERVAAVEQPPQIAPTAAAPPAADPPEPQWSFDEPYVIEPPDVLLVNLLKIVPKPPHKIEPFDGLLIRVTNANEPIGDAFAVSPEGTVDLGPTYGKVKVIGLRIEEAQEAVHDHLSEMFEDPRVSVSLGFSSGAQQIVGEHLVAPDGRVNLGAYGSVYVTGLTIEQAKKAIEEKLSELLVTPEVAVDVFAYNSKKYFIINESPSGDTVTAMPVTGNETVLDALASIGGLRRDAKIWVDRATDNQGKRRLVKPVDYQAIKQGDSSTNYRLWPGDRLFIDYPSPPAAKPQAAPPARAPEAYGARLPRMLPPSTHDTAPPTTEGDNRVINAKLRVVTDPHKNLRGVGGLAADDLVVSDSTLVEGLVDVLTKNGLVKVLARPRIMALNGQTGQFAIQTDEAPIKQISVELQNRHSGAQVIFRAHATVEIDERKQQLDTAFALAEGQSCLMRLRQEEPESDADDLYLLVTRE
- a CDS encoding amidase, with protein sequence MLHRRGLLRLVAGAAAIPAVMQRALAAQLESGAAVNAEMVRQAEWIAGIEYTDEQREELAESLRRSLRDFEALRQVDIDYSTAPALQFNPAPYLKPAARIVRDAQPTDAAPPELPLTDEQLAFLPVTELAALLRTRRVTSRKLTKLSLARLKRFNPLLRCVMTITEELALRQADQADREIAAGRYRGPLHGVPWGAKDLIAVDGHPTTWGAPMFKDRVLRDTATVARRLDDAGAVLVAKLTLGALAQGDHWYDQFTRNPWDPEQGSSGSSAGSASAVAAGLVPFALGSETLGSILSPAERCGVTGLRPTFGRVSRDGCMTLSWTMDKIGPITRSVEDAALVLNAIHGSDRRDPTAVDQPFTWPPTRDLRSLRVGYFKERADRPEMDVLRRMGVQLVEISLPDDLPVWPMTVMLNVEATAAFDEFARTGVEEGLNLWPATFRRHQFTPAVEYLRAARLRTKLLDRMEILMQTVDLYVEGDDLAITNLTGHPSVRVPSGFRERGARRTPRALKFTGRLFGESELLSVAHAYQQATGWHLERPPVERFLAEQQEAERRAAAEQDKQAPADPPE
- a CDS encoding DUF998 domain-containing protein; its protein translation is MRLTCAASGLASVVVFVAALLVIASLTPGFDAWQSYVSELGADGQPYAVCWNVIGFLGVGLALTIFGWCYGRLLGDRWVSSLLATFGVGFAVAALPIESTDSQTPLTKTHIVAICLSLAGWSLGLARIAGNRSLDHLTLRRANLAAVLMVAAMLGGAVGVWSMPVAHRLVFAVVFGWVAVTSIAVVAGRGAI